A window of the Lactuca sativa cultivar Salinas chromosome 7, Lsat_Salinas_v11, whole genome shotgun sequence genome harbors these coding sequences:
- the LOC111894368 gene encoding uncharacterized protein LOC111894368: MGGGMEANKNKFIEDWGTVRENLEHNFRWTRRNLALVGIFGIAVPYLVYKGTVREFHMQDEDNNRPYRKFLP, from the exons ATGGGGGGAGGAATGGAGGCAAACAAGAACAAATTCATTGAAGATTGGGGAACGGTGAGGGAGAATCTGGAGCACAATTTTCGATGGACTCGTCGTAACCTAGCGCTCGTCGGAATTTTTGGCATCGCAGTTCCTTACTTGGTGTACAAGGGCACTGTTCGTGAATTT CATATGCAAGATGAAGACAATAACAGACCATACAGGAAGTTCCTTCCCTAA